The following are encoded in a window of Pseudomonas multiresinivorans genomic DNA:
- a CDS encoding zinc-dependent alcohol dehydrogenase family protein, translated as MESIKTRAVRFHQFGGPEVLRIEPVEVRQPGVNEISIRVKALGLNRAEALLRTDRYIESPQFPSGLGLEATGVIEAVGSAVRGFAPGDAVSVLPPTSMQQDPTHAERLVVPQARVVKNPPGQAWSDAAATWMQYLTAYGALVQVAGLREGDFVAITAASSSVGLAAIQIARRAGAVPIAVTRTSAKREALLQAGAAEVIASEEENLRSRLLDISGKAGVRVVFDPVGGPIFEPLTAAMAEGGILIEYGGLSPEPTPFPLFEVLSRSLVLRGYRVYEVLEDPLRLQGAKDYILAGLADGSLRPVIARTFAFDQIVKAYRYLESNQQFGKVVVTL; from the coding sequence ATGGAAAGCATCAAGACCCGCGCCGTGCGTTTCCACCAGTTCGGCGGCCCGGAGGTCCTGCGCATCGAGCCGGTGGAGGTTCGCCAACCCGGCGTGAACGAAATCAGCATCCGGGTCAAAGCCCTGGGGCTGAACCGCGCCGAAGCGCTGCTGCGTACTGATCGCTACATCGAGAGCCCGCAGTTCCCCTCCGGGCTCGGGCTGGAAGCCACGGGCGTGATCGAGGCCGTGGGCAGCGCGGTGCGCGGGTTCGCGCCGGGCGACGCGGTAAGCGTCCTGCCGCCGACCTCGATGCAGCAGGACCCGACCCACGCCGAGCGCCTGGTGGTCCCGCAAGCTCGCGTGGTGAAGAATCCGCCGGGGCAGGCCTGGAGCGACGCCGCGGCCACCTGGATGCAGTACCTCACCGCCTATGGCGCGCTGGTCCAGGTAGCCGGGCTGCGCGAGGGAGACTTCGTCGCCATCACCGCCGCGTCGAGCAGCGTCGGCCTGGCCGCCATCCAGATCGCCCGCCGCGCAGGCGCGGTGCCCATCGCGGTCACCCGTACTTCAGCCAAACGCGAAGCCCTGCTGCAGGCCGGTGCCGCCGAGGTCATCGCCAGCGAGGAGGAGAACCTGCGCTCGCGCCTGCTCGATATCTCCGGCAAGGCCGGTGTACGGGTCGTGTTCGACCCGGTGGGCGGCCCGATCTTCGAACCGCTGACCGCAGCCATGGCCGAAGGCGGCATCCTCATCGAGTACGGCGGCCTGAGCCCCGAGCCCACGCCCTTCCCGCTCTTCGAGGTACTCAGCCGCTCGCTGGTCCTGCGCGGCTATCGGGTCTACGAAGTGCTGGAAGATCCCCTGCGCCTGCAGGGGGCCAAGGATTACATTCTCGCCGGCCTTGCCGATGGCTCGCTGCGCCCGGTAATCGCCCGCACCTTCGCCTTCGACCAGATTGTCAAGGCCTACCGCTACCTGGAGTCCAACCAGCAGTTCGGCAAGGTGGTGGTCACGCTGTAG